From Heliomicrobium modesticaldum Ice1, a single genomic window includes:
- a CDS encoding amino acid permease, with product MNLWRKKSLDQLIEFGQTKSDLKKTLGAFDLTLLGIGAIIGTGIFVLTGIAAAEHAGPALVLSFVLAGLACGFAALAYAEFAALCPVSGSAYTYSYATLGEFMAWLIGWALILEYGLASSAVSIGWSAYFVKLVEGLGFHLPATLVNPPAGGGIVNLPAVIIVLIVTALLSIGIRESARVNNFMVFVKMTVVLLFIGVGIWYVKPANWIPFMPYGVSGIWSGAAIVFFAYIGFDAVSTAAEEVKNPQRDLPIGIISSLAICTILYIVVSAILTGIVPYSQFRGVSAPVALAMQVAGQNWVAGFVSVGAIAGITTVLLVMIYGQTRVFFAMSRDGLLPSLFSKVHPRFATPFISTWMTGLIIAFVAGFVPIGIVAEMVNLGTLSAFVFVSIGVILLRYQRPELKRPFRCPGVPFTPLFAVLFCAFLMGSLPWITWKLFLIWMGVGVVVYFLYGFSHSKIAAPVERTNTSEE from the coding sequence ATGAACCTCTGGCGGAAAAAATCCCTGGACCAGTTGATCGAGTTCGGTCAAACGAAGTCAGACCTGAAAAAAACATTGGGTGCCTTTGATCTGACCCTGCTCGGCATCGGCGCCATCATCGGAACAGGCATCTTCGTGCTGACGGGCATCGCCGCTGCCGAACATGCCGGTCCGGCGCTGGTCCTCTCCTTCGTCCTCGCCGGACTGGCCTGCGGCTTCGCCGCCCTGGCTTATGCGGAGTTTGCCGCCCTATGCCCTGTGTCGGGCAGCGCCTACACCTATTCCTACGCTACCTTGGGCGAATTCATGGCCTGGCTGATCGGTTGGGCGCTTATCCTCGAATATGGCCTGGCCTCTTCTGCCGTCTCCATCGGATGGTCTGCCTATTTCGTCAAACTTGTCGAAGGCCTAGGCTTTCACCTGCCGGCGACGCTGGTCAATCCGCCGGCTGGCGGCGGGATTGTCAACCTTCCCGCCGTCATCATCGTCCTGATCGTCACCGCGCTGCTATCGATCGGCATACGGGAAAGCGCTCGGGTGAACAACTTCATGGTCTTTGTCAAAATGACTGTCGTTCTCCTCTTCATCGGTGTCGGCATCTGGTACGTCAAACCGGCCAATTGGATTCCCTTCATGCCCTACGGTGTCTCCGGCATCTGGTCAGGTGCAGCCATCGTCTTTTTCGCCTACATCGGCTTTGACGCCGTCTCCACCGCTGCCGAAGAGGTGAAGAACCCGCAGCGGGATCTGCCCATCGGCATTATCTCTTCACTGGCCATCTGTACCATCCTTTACATCGTCGTATCCGCTATCCTGACCGGCATAGTTCCCTATTCCCAGTTCAGAGGTGTTTCTGCGCCAGTGGCTTTGGCCATGCAAGTGGCGGGTCAAAACTGGGTGGCCGGTTTTGTCTCCGTCGGCGCCATCGCTGGCATCACGACAGTGCTCCTGGTGATGATATACGGTCAAACACGCGTCTTTTTCGCCATGAGCCGCGACGGCCTCCTGCCTTCCCTCTTCTCGAAGGTACATCCCCGCTTCGCGACGCCCTTTATCTCCACATGGATGACAGGGTTGATCATCGCTTTCGTGGCTGGTTTCGTTCCCATCGGGATCGTGGCGGAGATGGTCAACCTGGGTACCTTGTCCGCCTTCGTCTTTGTCTCCATCGGGGTCATCCTGCTGCGCTACCAGCGTCCCGAACTGAAACGCCCCTTTCGTTGTCCCGGTGTACCTTTTACACCCTTGTTTGCCGTGCTGTTTTGCGCCTTTTTAATGGGCTCCCTCCCCTGGATCACCTGGAAGCTGTTTTTGATCTGGATGGGTGTAGGCGTCGTTGTGTATTTCCTCTATGGCTTCTCCCATAGCAAGATCGCTGCCCCAGTTGAAAGAACAAACACGTCGGAGGAATAA
- a CDS encoding flagellar brake protein, which yields MSQERLNVNDLIQILIPAGSIYSGHYKSRIEDMGEDTLALALPFKEGQLIPLHVGEQLIFYKVSENGVWVYQTVIQSRRSTPLPVIIVKKPIRADKVQRRNFYRFPITVATQYCKQEKDVDPKDWTWYKGVIRNFSGGGVCLTVKEQLHVGDKIMVDLPLGKDQLRVGGQVKRSHVEGTGKDVAYVLGVEFLNISRGEQERVIQFIFARQRELRSQGIQ from the coding sequence ATGAGTCAGGAGCGGCTAAACGTCAATGACCTAATCCAAATCCTTATCCCGGCTGGCAGCATCTATTCTGGTCATTACAAGAGCCGGATCGAGGATATGGGAGAAGACACCCTGGCGCTGGCATTGCCGTTTAAAGAGGGACAATTGATCCCGTTGCACGTCGGCGAACAGCTGATCTTTTACAAGGTCAGCGAGAACGGGGTTTGGGTCTACCAGACGGTCATCCAATCGCGCCGATCTACCCCGCTTCCCGTGATTATCGTAAAAAAACCGATCCGCGCCGACAAGGTGCAGCGCCGGAATTTTTACCGTTTCCCTATCACCGTCGCCACTCAGTACTGCAAACAAGAGAAAGATGTGGATCCCAAGGATTGGACCTGGTACAAGGGGGTCATCCGCAACTTCTCCGGTGGCGGCGTCTGTCTGACTGTCAAGGAACAGCTGCACGTGGGCGACAAGATCATGGTGGACCTGCCGCTCGGTAAGGACCAACTCCGCGTCGGCGGGCAGGTGAAACGTTCCCACGTCGAAGGGACGGGAAAGGATGTCGCCTATGTCCTCGGAGTCGAGTTTTTGAACATCTCCCGGGGAGAGCAGGAACGGGTGATCCAGTTTATCTTCGCCAGACAGCGCGAGTTGCGTAGCCAAGGTATTCAATAG
- a CDS encoding nucleoside kinase yields the protein MNEYRSNYLGLTVSSPKTGFFCRWWNRRLPLQALAWELQPEYPAPIVAVRVDNVLEDLEYVPERDCLVEMVDMSTETGLRVYGQSLAFVLMRVARELFPGKQLEIQFSLNKGFYGELLGDEPLTPEMVDRLRERMWEVVRAAEPIKRKVVSRFEALHILEASGRQDQADVLRFRSREPVNIYTCGDYLAYSDEILVPHTGMITTYQLVHYFTGFLLRHPDQSDPFRIPPNVEQKQLAYIFRESDKWTKIVKVGDVRDLNLHNEAGRTGELIRIAEALHEKKIAQIADRIAEEPEKARLILIAGPSSSGKTTFAQRLKIQLRVNGLDPVNLSMDDYFLPREQTPRDASGNYDFESIDAVDCALFNDHLMKLIAGEAVELPRYNFHTGDREYHQDIVQAGIDRPIIVEGIHGLNEKLTAAVARDHKFKIYVSALMELNLNPMNYIKTTDARCIRRIVRDHRFRSHDAPRTLTMWPSVRRGEERWIFPFQEEADVMFNSALVYELAVLARYAVPLLEAIPSDSKVYGEAQRLLTLLDYFRPMEDLEVPPNSILREFIGGSCFF from the coding sequence ATGAACGAATATAGATCGAACTATCTGGGCCTAACCGTGTCCTCTCCGAAGACAGGCTTTTTCTGCCGGTGGTGGAACCGCCGCCTCCCGCTGCAGGCGCTCGCCTGGGAACTGCAGCCCGAGTATCCTGCGCCCATTGTGGCCGTTCGAGTCGACAATGTGCTGGAGGACTTAGAATACGTCCCGGAAAGAGACTGCCTGGTGGAAATGGTCGACATGTCGACGGAGACCGGCCTGCGCGTCTATGGGCAGAGCCTGGCCTTTGTCTTGATGCGGGTGGCCCGGGAACTGTTTCCCGGTAAGCAGCTGGAGATTCAGTTTTCTTTGAACAAAGGTTTTTATGGTGAACTCTTGGGCGACGAGCCCTTGACGCCGGAGATGGTCGATCGCCTGCGGGAACGGATGTGGGAAGTTGTCCGGGCCGCTGAGCCGATCAAGCGCAAGGTGGTCAGCCGTTTTGAGGCGTTGCACATCTTGGAGGCCTCCGGCCGCCAAGATCAGGCCGACGTCCTCCGCTTTCGCAGCCGTGAACCGGTGAATATCTATACCTGTGGCGATTATTTGGCCTACAGTGACGAGATCCTCGTTCCACATACGGGGATGATCACCACCTATCAACTGGTGCACTATTTTACCGGTTTTCTCCTGCGTCACCCTGACCAGTCCGATCCCTTCCGAATACCGCCCAATGTGGAACAGAAACAGCTGGCTTACATCTTCCGCGAGTCAGACAAGTGGACGAAGATCGTCAAGGTGGGCGATGTGCGCGACCTCAATCTCCACAACGAGGCAGGGAGGACGGGCGAGCTGATCCGGATCGCCGAGGCGCTCCATGAGAAGAAGATCGCCCAGATCGCCGACCGGATTGCAGAGGAACCGGAAAAGGCGCGGCTGATCCTGATCGCCGGCCCTTCTTCCTCGGGTAAGACCACTTTTGCCCAGCGCCTGAAGATCCAGCTGCGTGTCAACGGCCTCGATCCGGTGAACCTTTCCATGGACGATTATTTCCTGCCGCGGGAACAGACGCCCCGCGATGCCTCAGGCAACTACGACTTTGAGTCCATCGATGCTGTCGATTGTGCACTATTTAACGACCACTTGATGAAGTTGATCGCCGGCGAGGCTGTAGAACTTCCTCGTTATAACTTTCACACAGGCGATCGCGAGTACCATCAGGACATCGTACAGGCCGGCATCGATCGGCCCATCATCGTGGAAGGGATCCATGGGCTCAATGAAAAATTGACGGCGGCGGTGGCCCGCGATCACAAGTTTAAAATCTATGTGAGCGCCCTCATGGAGCTCAACCTGAATCCTATGAACTATATCAAGACGACCGATGCCCGCTGCATCCGCCGCATCGTCCGGGATCATCGGTTTCGTTCCCATGATGCGCCGCGGACATTGACCATGTGGCCCTCTGTCCGCCGCGGCGAGGAACGGTGGATCTTTCCCTTTCAAGAGGAGGCGGACGTCATGTTCAACTCCGCCCTCGTCTATGAACTGGCGGTATTGGCCCGCTACGCTGTCCCTCTCCTGGAGGCCATCCCCAGCGACTCGAAGGTCTATGGCGAAGCGCAACGCCTCTTGACGCTGCTCGACTATTTTCGCCCCATGGAGGACCTGGAGGTTCCTCCTAACTCTATCCTGCGTGAATTCATCGGCGGCAGTTGTTTTTTCTAA
- a CDS encoding N-acetylmuramoyl-L-alanine amidase family protein gives MFFTSRQWPFLFACPSLAAVSLLGGWLTALFFLGQPLPAHAASPSLERVNLVINGKSVISDPPPLIVKDRVLVPLRVVSEQMGLKVAWNSQKYEATLVGEGLTILLRPGQREANVNGKAVSLDAPAQLRKDRLFVPFRFVGASMGGKIDWDSASRTAYVTTASKTSSPSSPADPVGQAPGMPATPDPSNLLTPPSPLGTTTPSGAAKPSETVGSSGTVPSLSGQLTDIDWQIENNRDVIILAKTDRTQFQLSVLGEPDRLVVDLPGAKLAEGLPKNRVINLGPVKQVRLGQFREDTARVVIDLNGPAKPQIQSEPGGLRIRIPGTTVLRRTGIPLILLDPGHGGSDPGALGPTGKQEKDFTLPMALKVRDLLVKEGVDVLLTRSVDMDVSLADRGTINNRIRPDLFFSIHANAAARSEAGGTETWICAENGRSLAEAIQRKVQPATGREDRGVKQANFYVLRTSEVPAALLETAFISNAEEEKLLFSADFQDRVARAVVAALMEYLKKPMRS, from the coding sequence TTGTTCTTTACATCTCGTCAGTGGCCTTTTCTGTTTGCTTGCCCGTCACTTGCGGCTGTCTCCCTGCTGGGGGGCTGGTTGACTGCCCTTTTTTTCCTCGGACAACCCTTGCCGGCCCATGCGGCTTCTCCGTCTTTGGAAAGGGTCAACTTAGTCATCAATGGCAAGTCTGTCATCTCCGATCCACCACCGTTGATCGTGAAGGACCGGGTGCTTGTTCCCCTTCGCGTCGTGTCAGAACAAATGGGACTGAAGGTAGCTTGGAACAGCCAAAAATATGAAGCTACGTTGGTTGGGGAAGGGCTGACGATTCTCCTCCGTCCCGGTCAACGGGAGGCCAATGTGAACGGCAAGGCCGTTTCCTTGGATGCTCCTGCCCAACTCCGAAAGGACCGGCTCTTCGTCCCTTTTCGTTTCGTCGGTGCTTCCATGGGCGGGAAAATCGATTGGGACAGCGCCAGCCGCACGGCCTATGTGACAACTGCATCAAAGACGTCGTCGCCGTCATCTCCGGCGGATCCGGTAGGGCAGGCGCCGGGAATGCCGGCGACACCCGATCCATCAAACCTATTGACTCCGCCAAGCCCACTGGGAACGACGACGCCCTCTGGCGCGGCGAAGCCTTCTGAAACGGTGGGGTCCTCGGGAACGGTGCCCTCCCTTTCCGGCCAACTGACGGACATCGACTGGCAGATCGAGAACAACAGGGACGTCATCATCCTGGCCAAGACCGACAGAACCCAGTTTCAACTGTCGGTCCTGGGTGAACCGGACAGGCTGGTTGTTGATTTGCCGGGCGCTAAACTGGCAGAAGGCCTGCCAAAGAACAGGGTGATCAACTTGGGGCCGGTAAAACAGGTGCGGCTTGGTCAGTTCCGGGAGGATACGGCCCGGGTCGTCATCGACCTGAATGGACCGGCGAAGCCGCAGATTCAGAGCGAACCTGGCGGCCTGCGCATCCGCATCCCAGGAACAACGGTGCTGCGGCGCACCGGAATACCGTTGATCCTGCTAGACCCCGGCCACGGCGGCAGCGATCCCGGTGCCTTGGGCCCGACAGGCAAACAGGAGAAGGATTTCACCTTGCCCATGGCCCTGAAGGTCCGTGATCTCCTGGTCAAAGAGGGTGTGGATGTGTTGCTGACCCGCTCCGTCGACATGGATGTGTCGCTGGCCGACCGGGGAACGATCAACAACCGAATCCGTCCTGACCTGTTTTTTAGCATCCATGCTAACGCAGCCGCCCGATCGGAGGCGGGTGGAACGGAGACATGGATATGCGCTGAAAATGGACGTTCTCTTGCTGAGGCGATTCAGCGCAAAGTGCAACCGGCGACGGGGAGAGAAGATCGGGGGGTCAAGCAGGCGAACTTTTATGTCCTGCGAACATCCGAGGTTCCCGCTGCATTGCTGGAGACTGCCTTCATCTCCAATGCCGAAGAGGAAAAATTGTTGTTCAGTGCGGATTTTCAAGATCGCGTTGCCCGGGCGGTTGTCGCTGCCTTGATGGAATACCTCAAAAAGCCGATGCGCTCATAA